A window of the Brassica napus cultivar Da-Ae chromosome C5, Da-Ae, whole genome shotgun sequence genome harbors these coding sequences:
- the LOC106431672 gene encoding zinc finger protein ZAT10, translating to MALEAISSPRLASPVPPLFEDSSRFHGVEHWTKGKRSKRSRSDFPHKNLTEEEYLAFCLLLLARDGDRSNRNPLPPPPVTVGEKSSTYTCSVCDKSFSSYQALGGHKASHRKNLSQTLSGGGDDQSTSTTSAVTTGSGKSHVCSICHKSFPSGQALGGHKRCHYEGNNNSSSSVANSEGAGSTSHVSSGHRGFDLNIPPVPEFSLVNGDDEVMSPMPAKKPRFDFSEKA from the coding sequence ATGGCGCTCGAGGCTATCAGTTCACCGAGACTAGCTTCTCCGGTCCCTCCTCTGTTCGAAGATTCTTCAAGATTTCACGGCGTCGAACACTGGACCAAGGGTAAAAGATCTAAACGATCCAGATCCGACTTCCCCCACAAGAACCTCACAGAAGAAGAGTATCTCGCTTTCTGCCTCTTGCTCCTCGCTCGTGACGGAGATCGCAGCAACCGTAaccctcttcctcctcctccggtgACGGTGGGGGAGAAGTCGTCAACCTACACGTGCAGCGTCTGCGACAAGTCCTTCTCGTCTTACCAAGCACTCGGCGGACACAAGGCCAGTCACCGGAAAAACTTATCACAGACCCTATCCGGCGGAGGAGACGATCAATCAACGTCGACCACATCCGCGGTGACAACCGGAAGTGGGAAGTCGCATGTTTGCTCGATCTGTCACAAGTCGTTTCCTTCCGGCCAAGCTCTCGGCGGACACAAGCGGTGCCACTACGAGGGGAATAACAACAGTAGCAGCAGCGTGGCTAACTCCGAAGGAGCGGGGTCCACCAGCCACGTCAGCAGCGGTCACCGTGGGTTTGACCTTAACATCCCTCCTGTACCGGAATTCTCGTTGGTGAACGGAGACGACGAAGTGATGAGCCCGATGCCGGCGAAGAAGCCCCGTTTTGACTTCTCGGAGAAAGCTTAA